aaaatacgCCAGAAAAGAGTGAGGAAAGTGTCAGTGTTGTTATAAAGGAAGTTACTGGAACAAAGGAAAGGGTTAGAGGAGcaataaagcagagaaattcaTGCTTTTGTGATAGAAGTGTTGGAACACCAAGGACTGGAGATGGTAGTGATCACAAACTCATTTCCCGATCGCTCAGTTTTCCATGTGCTGTCTGTATACCCCATGGCACCTACCTCGCATTCAGAAAGCAATGCAACCTTtggggttaaaaaataaaaaccagagaGGGCAGtgctttccaagaaaaaaagataagtcCTTGTGGCAAACAGGTAGGTGAACGGAGTATGTACGTTCCTTCCTCGGTGTCCTGCTGTTAATGTGAGAGGATATTCACCAGAACCCAGTAGATGATTGCACTCTGGTTCTTGCATTTTTTACCATCTTTCATGAAACAACTTCAGGTTACGTGACAGAAGCTAATGGCCTAAGCTTATGTGCATTTGGCATTGTTTTCTCATTGGTGAGCTTCAAGCCTGTGTCTGGCCCATTATTGCTCACAGAATTTGTGGCAGAGCTAGACTTGGACTTAGATTACTATGCTTAGTCTTAGCACTCCAGATTATTAAAACCCTTTCCATTAAATACTTTCTCAAACTAAGAAGTGACTTTCTGAAAtagctgttttcagaagatCTGCATCTTAGCTAAGCAATATGACAGAATTTTGCCTGTTGTTAAACACTGAGGCTGACGACAAGTCCATCAGCAGTTTCAGAGAGCACAGAACAATGTCCAGATGCATGCTCATCTGCTAGGATTTGTGATTTCTGAAACGTGACTTGCATAAATTCATCTTAAGGTTTTGCAGGATCCACTGtgtcattaaaataatgctAATACTAAAACTGACAGGCATCTGTGTAATGCATTTTGGATTTCATATAATTTGCAAAAGTACTTAACGATTCGGTGTCATTTTGTGGTACAGTACAAACATCAAGAGGAagtgagaacaaagaaaatggtgGTGAAGATGTTCCAAGGCGTTACAACCTTCGACAGAGTAAACCTGTTGACCGCTACCAAGCTCCTATGGAAAGTAGGTTGAACGCACAGTTTCTCTTAAAACCTTATTTCTTGCACATAAGTGAGATAGAATTTTTGAATGCAAAGACGTGTTTGCGCACACAGTTCTATTTCAGTTCTGTACCTTCATTCTGCACATGAACTTCCCTGTTTTTATCAGACACGTGTGTCCTGTGCAcattgtatttctttgctgtttggcGTACTTAGTGCTATGTATCCTTGCTATAACAGTAATTAATCACACTTAATGGTCTTGCTCTTGTGATTTTCAGTTCACCTTTAAACAGGGTGTAGTTTTCCACTTGTACCATGCActgatgaaaagcaaaaacagttaaaaattcTTCTGGAATTAGGGATGAGTGAAACAcgtggcattttctttttcttttgatatcCTCCTCTCTTAAATGTATCTGTATCATTATTCtaaattctttcctttcagtaaGACAAAGAGATCGAGAGAGGACTAACTCGGGCCAGCCGTGTTCTGTCAGACAGAAAGAGTCACTTGAAAATGCTGGGTCACAAAAATATAGAAGACGTGCCAGGTTGGTGTATGGCTAGTGATAGCTCTTACTTATCCGTAGAGCTGTCAGTCTCTTTACTGCATAATGCTTCAAAGGGTTTTCAGTTTAGTGGTAATTACAGAGTAAGTTTATGATCAGTACTTTGGTAGTCTGAGGATAGAGAGGAAAGAACTAtttggaggggaggaggtggataCTTTTAAGttggtttctgttttaaatccaATATTTGTGGGTCGCTGATAAGATGATTATGGAGGTAGTGTCTGAGTTTCTGTAACTGAAATTCTTTGGTTCTGGAACTGAAGCCGGAATCCCCCCTTAAATATCTTAGTCAGACTATTTAATCTTGAAGGATACAAAGGATTTTCTTAAAACCGAAAATAATTTTATTCGATTTAGAGGGAGAGGCTTTATGGAAGTTTtgttagatttaaaaaaaaaaaaagttatcactCAAATACTGACTCTAGTTTCTGTTTGGAATCAACTAATGTTTCTATATGCAGTTAACCTTAAACAATAAAAGATCTAAATGAAATCATAAATTGCCTTAGTAATGATAAAGGCTTTTTGGATTCTGTAAGCAGTTAGTGCGTAGAGAATGCTGTTGATTGCCAGATATTTTGTTGAGCATTCTTGAAAGCAGACAGTTGTCACGAGGAAAATCGTGTCATGGCCTTTGAAATCAGATTCCTAAGGAGTACAGTGGACTGGAAAATAGATCTCAGAGGCAATTTGGAGATAGAATTCCCTTAATTTTTGGTGTTACTTAGTATctgctctattttctttttaactttctcGTTTATATGCTTGCTTGCAGACGGAGATGTGCAGATGACATCAGTGATTCTACACCCTCTTGCTCATCTCCCTTGCTTAGCACGTGTGATACGGAGGAGGGTGGTGAGAGCAGTGAGGACGGCGAGAGCACATCTCCAAGAAGGTTGCTGTCGGTAGAGAATAGGGGAGGGATGAATCTCCTTCAAATGAATATTTAGCCATGTTTAAGTTTATCTAAATGTAACTGTGTAAGTTTATGTCAATTAATTAGGTCTtctaatatattaattaatgtCTTCTACATTTGCTTGGCattattatgaaaaacaaaaatcttcgAGCTgcatcttaaagaaaaagaagccctATAACTTCTCCTTAATTCAAATCAGGACTTTTCGAGTGAAACGTCAGAAACGGGACCTAAAGAGAGTTCAGAGGGATCAAAAGAAAGCTGGAGGAAGTCAGGGAGATGCAATGCAAATAGATAGTGCGGTAAGTGGTAAACTAATCATCGTGTCAGCGAGTGTTTCCAGTGATTCTGAAAGATCTCAGTGTGCCATCTAGAACTACCTTTGTTGATGGTTTTCTCTAAAGCAACTTCAAAAATTGCCCAGAATGTTTGCGTTGTGCTGAGATAATTTCTGATGAAACCTTGATCTAGGTTGCTGCTTTCTTTAACATACAAACTCTGTGGTGTTGAATTTCTCTTTAGATTGGATTTGAGAACGTGGGTGGTCTTTCGGAACACATCGCAGCTTTGAAAGAGATGGTGATTTTTCCCGTCCTGTATCCAGAAGTTTTTCAGCAGTTCAATATTCAGCCCCCAAGGTAACTCATGACAGTGATAAATCGTAAGTCAGCTGTTTTCAGGAGAAAGTTCAATTAAGGTATCAATATGCTTCCATGCTTCAACATTTTTGGCAGCGGTGAACATTTGTTTTAGTAGTAGCAAAAAGTGGTTTCTTAAAAATGGATAAAATCCAGAATATTTGTAGGTTAAAAATATAAGCAATGTCTGAAACTTGTAAGTTTTACCAtctggtgtttttaaaaagttgggTTAGTTGGGTTGGAGTGGTTTTGTTCTCAGTTTTATGTACAAGTCAGCTTGATTAGTCTGTAAGCAAGAAGGGATTATCTAGTGTGGAAGTCAATTGTAATATGTTGCCTGGAAGCCcagttgtttttcctgcctacttttgctttcttttttttttttttttttttcctctgagtgcTAAGGCATCGCTTTTCCTTCCGGCTTTAGGCTTCCTCACTTGCCATCAGCAATAGATGGTCTGAGAGACCAAACCCAGTAACTTAATGCTTTTGAAAGGAGCATTAAATGCTTTACTATCAGATTCTGCATATTGTGAAAGCAAGAATATGCAGTTTATTGCTGCAGAATGAACTGGTGATTCACCATTCAGCCCATTCTCAGATTCTGTGCTGAAGTTTGCCCGTTTGGCTCCGGTTTGCTGTAATCACCCTGTTTGTCAGCAGTTTTGGAAGTGTCCTTCTGGGACAGTATGCTCTCTTTTGAAGTTTTTATACGTTTGAGTTACCTCCTTATTCATTTCTTtgggtgaaaaaaatgaattttcttgtgAAACGTTGTAAAAACGCGGAACTTCTATCTGTTCTGCCTCTACCCACACTTCAGCTATTACTGCTGTCTTGTACATGACGTGTTTTGGTTAGGAAAGACGAGTTTGTTCTAGAGACGATGGTTGTAGGAGGTACTCatcatgatgttttttttcctatctggATCTTTTTTATTGCAGAGGTTGTCTATTTTATGGCCCCCCAGGAACAGGGGAAACACTAGTTGCTCGTGCACTTGCCAGTGAATATAGTCGAAGTGACaggaaaatatcattttttctgagaaatgcttCGGACTGCATGAGAAAATACGTGGGGGAATCAGAACGCCAACTTCGTGTGTTATTTGAACAGGTAAGGTTGAAATGCACAGTGTATTCTGTCAGAGTTGAAACCATAATTTTCTGTGGTCAACGTTCTTAAGTagcacttgctctttttttgtattttgttattttttttttccccctgaaatgGAAATGCCAGTGTTTCTGCTGTGAATGTCAGCTGTAAGAACTACTGGAACAATTTGCTTCCTGTCACCCGGATACAGTGGGTTGACACAGACTGCTGTCTTCTGTTAGTCATGCCAGATACTCCAGTAGCTCTATCAGTAGAGGTCCCAGAGGCTAAAGTGAAAAATCTAGTTTAGATGACATTCCAACCATGatgtttttgtgcatttttcctttaaataatgcTGTTTTACTCAGTGTTTTCCTGCTAGGCCTGTCAGATGCGAccttcaattattttctttgatgagATAGATGGTCTCGCTCCTGTGCGCTCCAGTAAACAAGACCACATTCATAGGTATTACAGTTTTGCACCTACATAAAATCTGCTTgatctttgggaaaaaaaaaaaaaaaaaaaggatgatgaCCTGTTTAATTTACTGTGAACATGTTAATTTATCCTGAAAACTTGTAACTCAATGCCAAAACAGGTGATTCTAAACGATAGTAGAAACCAATTTACTAAGCCTGATATCAGCATGTGGTCTGTGTTAACTTACCTATTTTTTATGTCTTAAAATGAGTCTTGTCCTTAAAAAGCTTGTCCTTTATGACTACTCATGGAAGAAAGTCATGTGGAATGTAACAAAATTTACTGAACCAGTAAGTAAaacttatatttttctatttgttccaTTGTTTCAACTCTTCTGACCCTTCTGGATGGCGTAGATAACAGAAGAGAGATCGTGGTAATTGGAGCTGCCAACAGACTGGATTCTATAGGTCCTACTTTACAAAGACCAGGACGCTTTGACAGAGAGTTCCTCTTCAACTTGCCAGATAAAGAGGTGAGAACTTAAATTCAACGTTAGTGCTACCATGGCAAAGTCCAactttataggaaaaaaaattgacaacTTGAACGAAAGAGTGATATGTGGAGACACTGCGCTGTTCCATGGAGGGCAAATCTGGTACTGAATATATATGGTCAGGATGATACCACCAAGTAGTTAGTTCTATAATCAAACCTTTCATTCCCAAAGTTGTACCTGTTTGCTTAATTATTTAGTCCACTTGGGTGTTTTCATcatgaagttgtgtttttggtCTCAATCCTTCACTTATGAATGAATAGGGGATGTGTTTGCATTTGATTGTGCCCCTGCTCAGTGGTAGTAGTTTGAGtcataattcttttcttctttatagtAATTGTAGCAATTGGAAGCATTGTGCCAGAAGTGCtttctgtgaatttactgaCTGGAAAGCAAATGTGATGAAGTAATGAGACTGTCCCAATGAAAGCTTGCTAAGTTTTAGAGAAGTTTTTTGGAcagcaaagaaatgtttctggatAAATTTTTCATTACAGTATTTTCCTCTGGGTCCTTAGGTCTCGTAGTTTGGAAACTTGTTATTGAAGCtataaatgccttttctttcactgtagGTTCCTAGAAAAAGTTCAGTATAACAAATAAGAACTATTCAATTTCCTGGTTGACAATGCAGAGTGTATattaaataactgtaaaatacttgaaagttGAGCAAGTAAGAAAAGTGTATTAGTAGATGAGGGGTTTTGAGGgaggactgttttgttttttgttgtttgtttgtttgccttttggtttgtttgtttcttgttggtatttttaaggaaaacttgGGACAAGCTAAAATGCAATGATTTTGCTTCCAGGCTAGAAAAGAAATTGTCAAGATTCATACTCGTGACTGGACCCCTCAGCCACCGGACATGTTGCTTGATGAACTAGCTGAGAAATGCATTGGTAAGACTGAAATCAAAATGGATTCTTGCTTGTGACCAAGTTGTAAAGAACCTAGCTTGTACCAGGCAGTACCCATGCTCTTGTGCCTTGCTGCACAACTAGTCAACGAGGCAGCTGGCACGCCTTCATAGCAATCAGAGTGAGATGCTTTCATCTATTTACTCTTTATTGTCGTTCCTCTTGTTGTCTGAGAACATTAAATGGTTCTGGGGCATCTTCCTCAAGAGTATAGTTTTTGATGAGGAGTCTGCTTCAGCTGCATAAGCGCAGGATATCAGGCAGTGAGCAACATGAAACTTCCCTGCAGAGAGTGgtataaatggctcaggattcaaattaggattaaataaaaaaataggatttattagaagaatataaaagaatagaggtaagcaaacagtgctgggtgca
This genomic window from Aythya fuligula isolate bAytFul2 unplaced genomic scaffold, bAytFul2.pri scaffold_57_arrow_ctg1, whole genome shotgun sequence contains:
- the LOC116501641 gene encoding ATPase family AAA domain-containing protein 2-like isoform X1; translation: MEIRQRDRERTNSGQPCSVRQKESLENAGSQKYRRRARRRCADDISDSTPSCSSPLLSTCDTEEGGESSEDGESTSPRRTFRVKRQKRDLKRVQRDQKKAGGSQGDAMQIDSAIGFENVGGLSEHIAALKEMVIFPVLYPEVFQQFNIQPPRGCLFYGPPGTGETLVARALASEYSRSDRKISFFLRNASDCMRKYVGESERQLRVLFEQCFPARPVRCDLQLFSLMR
- the LOC116501641 gene encoding ATPase family AAA domain-containing protein 2-like isoform X2, translated to MEIRQRDRERTNSGQPCSVRQKESLENAGSQKYRRRARRRCADDISDSTPSCSSPLLSTCDTEEGGESSEDGESTSPRRTFRVKRQKRDLKRVQRDQKKAGGSQGDAMQIDSAIGFENVGGLSEHIAALKEMVIFPVLYPEVFQQFNIQPPRGCLFYGPPGTGETLVARALASEYSRSDRKISFFLRNASDCMRKYVGESERQLRVLFEQITEERSW